Proteins encoded together in one Psychrobacter sanguinis window:
- a CDS encoding cryptochrome/photolyase family protein has translation MTSPSVADLTSYLMWFRRDLRVEDNTALSQLTDLAKQALTQNDPSQLDVSQSSVSKAAQPKIHALFVVTAEQWLEHDMSIVQMDFIFRTLKVLATSLFDQLDIELHVLKTADFDSCIETVVNFCQQHSITHMASNYEYEVNEMQRDAAIEQRLKQQDIEFSRYHDQCILPPKSVTTNDETMYKVFTPFYKKWRSILETSPPNLYSTEKVNSDKPATERLSQILATIDDLHQQTLRLFSAAYFEAESANQNDQTQLLKNAEETFVAGEIAAYQQLQTFLAEDVQRYDIARDQPSLEATSRLSAYLTIGAISPRVCYLKAKQAAEAIYEANVFNQSEKQTNKPLENSNEASAEQDIQRWISELAWRDFYRHVIADRPDIVKGTAFNKAADTKVHWSYDEQDFNRWCQGQTGVPLIDAAMRCLNQTGFMHNRLRMVTAMFLTKDLFIDWRWGERYFMQRLIDGDFASNNGGWQWSASVGTDAAPYFRIMNPFSQAKTHDKEAIFIKTWLPELKPVKPSILHDEAKLRQALSAKGELANVDYPQPMVEHKQARLYAIGQFKG, from the coding sequence ATGACCTCCCCTTCTGTCGCTGACTTAACTTCTTACCTTATGTGGTTCCGACGCGACTTGCGTGTTGAGGACAATACAGCACTAAGCCAATTAACGGACTTAGCGAAGCAGGCATTAACCCAAAACGACCCATCACAACTAGATGTGTCTCAGTCGTCAGTATCGAAAGCAGCCCAGCCTAAGATTCACGCTTTATTTGTGGTTACTGCTGAACAATGGCTTGAGCATGACATGTCTATAGTACAAATGGACTTTATCTTTCGCACCCTAAAAGTATTAGCAACCTCATTGTTTGATCAATTGGATATCGAGCTTCATGTATTGAAAACGGCTGATTTTGACAGCTGTATAGAGACGGTCGTTAACTTCTGTCAACAGCACAGCATCACTCATATGGCCAGTAATTATGAGTACGAAGTTAATGAAATGCAGCGCGATGCCGCTATTGAGCAGCGCTTAAAACAACAGGATATCGAATTTAGCCGCTACCATGATCAATGTATCTTGCCACCGAAGTCAGTGACCACTAATGACGAGACCATGTATAAGGTTTTTACCCCTTTTTATAAAAAATGGCGAAGTATTCTAGAAACCAGTCCGCCCAACTTGTACTCTACTGAAAAAGTAAATTCGGATAAGCCCGCTACTGAACGTTTATCGCAAATCTTAGCCACTATCGATGATTTGCATCAGCAAACACTTAGGCTATTTTCTGCAGCTTACTTTGAAGCTGAGTCTGCGAACCAAAATGACCAAACCCAACTACTGAAAAACGCTGAAGAAACCTTTGTGGCAGGTGAAATTGCCGCCTATCAACAGCTGCAAACATTCTTAGCCGAAGATGTACAACGCTATGATATTGCTCGAGACCAGCCTTCATTAGAAGCCACCAGTCGGCTATCTGCTTACTTAACTATAGGGGCAATCAGTCCTCGCGTCTGTTATCTCAAAGCCAAACAAGCCGCTGAAGCTATTTATGAGGCCAATGTCTTTAATCAATCAGAGAAACAAACAAACAAACCACTAGAAAATAGCAATGAGGCTAGCGCTGAACAAGATATCCAGCGTTGGATTAGTGAGCTGGCATGGCGTGACTTCTATCGTCATGTTATCGCTGATCGCCCAGATATTGTTAAAGGCACTGCCTTTAATAAAGCAGCAGACACTAAAGTACATTGGTCTTACGATGAGCAAGACTTTAATAGATGGTGTCAAGGACAGACAGGCGTGCCTTTGATCGATGCTGCGATGCGTTGTCTCAATCAAACGGGGTTTATGCACAATAGACTGCGTATGGTGACTGCCATGTTTTTGACCAAAGACTTATTTATTGATTGGCGTTGGGGTGAGCGTTACTTTATGCAACGACTCATTGATGGGGATTTTGCTTCAAATAATGGCGGTTGGCAATGGAGTGCCTCGGTCGGTACCGATGCGGCGCCCTACTTTCGTATCATGAATCCTTTCAGCCAAGCTAAAACGCATGACAAAGAGGCTATTTTTATTAAAACCTGGCTGCCAGAGCTAAAGCCCGTAAAACCGAGCATACTGCATGATGAGGCCAAACTAAGACAAGCGTTAAGCGCAAAAGGCGAGCTTGCAAATGTTGACTACCCTCAACCTATGGTAGAACACAAGCAAGCCCGCCTTTACGCTATTGGGCAGTTTAAAGGATAA
- a CDS encoding phosphoribosylanthranilate isomerase, with translation MQIKFCGFTQLCDVQQAVKLGADALGFVFYPPSPRAVTMEQANALMTPIPAFVSVVALVVNMEQQQLVDLANTVAFDVIQFHGDESAEQCQQLANKVNKRWIKALRINKDTHDLDSITNQINQYAQAGASSILLDAYHKEAYGGTGERFDWSLIPHDSALPIILAGGLTPQNINDTLKLPIQAVDVSGGIESAKGIKDAGKMAAFIRAVKNNRWQS, from the coding sequence ATGCAGATTAAATTTTGTGGATTTACCCAACTCTGTGACGTGCAACAAGCGGTTAAGCTAGGGGCTGATGCCTTAGGCTTTGTGTTCTATCCGCCTAGTCCTCGTGCGGTCACTATGGAGCAGGCCAATGCTCTAATGACGCCTATTCCAGCCTTTGTCAGTGTGGTTGCTTTGGTGGTCAATATGGAACAGCAACAGCTTGTCGATCTAGCGAATACAGTCGCCTTTGATGTGATTCAGTTTCATGGCGATGAGTCCGCTGAACAATGCCAACAATTGGCCAATAAAGTTAATAAACGTTGGATTAAGGCACTTCGGATCAATAAAGACACTCACGATCTGGACAGCATCACGAATCAAATAAATCAATATGCCCAAGCAGGTGCGAGTAGTATCTTGTTAGACGCTTATCACAAAGAGGCTTATGGCGGTACTGGGGAGCGTTTTGATTGGTCACTTATTCCTCACGATTCTGCATTGCCTATTATTCTGGCAGGTGGTTTAACCCCGCAAAATATTAATGACACTTTAAAGCTGCCTATTCAAGCAGTCGATGTTAGCGGCGGCATTGAGTCGGCCAAAGGCATAAAAGACGCTGGCAAAATGGCTGCCTTTATTCGTGCGGTTAAAAATAACCGATGGCAAAGCTAA